Proteins from a single region of Chryseomicrobium sp. FSL W7-1435:
- a CDS encoding YbjQ family protein, with protein MLVTTTNTIEGKKIAVYHGIVTGEAIMGANVVRDLFASVTDIVGGRSSAYENKLSEGRQIAIEEMKVKASQLGADAVIAVDLDFETLRDGMMMCIATGTAVTFEK; from the coding sequence ATGTTAGTCACAACCACAAATACCATTGAAGGTAAAAAGATTGCAGTGTATCACGGAATTGTTACAGGAGAGGCCATCATGGGGGCAAATGTCGTTCGCGATTTATTTGCATCTGTGACAGATATCGTAGGAGGTCGTAGTTCAGCCTATGAAAATAAGCTCTCTGAAGGACGTCAAATCGCCATTGAAGAAATGAAAGTGAAAGCTAGCCAGTTGGGAGCAGACGCTGTCATTGCAGTAGATTTGGATTTTGAAACATTACGTGATGGTATGATGATGTGTATAGCGACAGGTACTGCGGTTACATTTGAAAAATAA